Below is a window of Agrobacterium vitis DNA.
ACCTGTCAGGGACAGAAAGCGTCCCAGCATGTCCGGCTCACTCGCCAGCCAACCCAGCACGGCAATCGCCGTTTGTTCGGCATGCTCTGCTGAAACCGTCTTGATCGTCACTTTGTTTCGCACAGTCTAGGCCCATTTCAGTTTGTTTCGTCCGGCAGCTCGTTCCACCCGGTCAACTCGCTTAAATCGGTTGTTATTTTTGGTTTATCACGGTTAAATTGTCTTGACTGACTTGTGTCGCAATGTGCCGGGGAATTACCTATTTCTCAACCAAATCGCGCTAAATTCTATTTCACAAAAGAATGAATCTTTATGTCTGTTACTCCTGTCATCCACCATGGAGGGCGGGAAAGCAAGGATTGAAAATGCCGAAAAAGGTCATGATCGTTGAAGATAACGAGCTGAACATGAAACTGTTTCGTGATCTGATCGAAGCGTCGGGCTATGCGACTATCCAGACCCGTAACGGCATGGAAGCGCTGGAACTGGCACGCAAGCATCATCCCGATCTGATTCTGATGGACATACAGCTACCGGAAGTTTCCGGCCTGGAAGTGACCAAATGGCTGAAGCAGGATAGCGAGTTGCACGTCATTCCCGTGATCGCGGTCACTGCCTTTGCCATGAAGGGCGATGAAGAACGTATTCGCCAAGGTGGGTGTGAGGCCTATGTGTCGAAGCCGATTTCCGTGCCGAAATTTCTGGAAACGATCAAGACCTATCTGGGAGACGCCTGAGGCGCAGGTAGCGCGGGCGTCTTAACCCCATAGCAGATCGTCGTGAGACCTGGGCAAATGCCTGAAGGACCGTGGCGCTCAGAATTTTATATGAAACGCCAGTCTGCCGGGTTGGCGCAATGTCCATGCAGAGCCGGTAGCGCGTGCGCGCCAGGCTTGCTTCAAGGGGTGATGGCTGATGACAGCCCGTATTCTGGTTGTTGATGATGTTCCTGCCAATGTGAAGCTGCTGGAAACACGGCTGCTGGCGGAATATTTTGAGGTATTGACGGCCGAAGACGGATTGAAGGCTCTGGATATCTGCGACCGCACCCAGGTGGACGTCGTTCTTCTCGATGTCATGATGCCAGGCATTGATGGTTTTGAAGTTTGCGAGCGGCTGAAATCCAGCCCGCGCACGGCCCATATTCCCGTGGTGATGGTCACGGCACTGGACCAGCCTTCGGACCGGGTGAGGGGATTGAAGGCTGGCGCTGACGATTTTCTGACCAAGCCGGTTAACGATCTACAACTGATCTCCCGGGTCAAAAGCCTGGTACGGTTGAAAACTCTCTCCGATGAATTGCGCATCCGCGCCGAGACGGCGCAGAAAATGGGCATAGACAGCAACCTTCATCTCGGGGACGGACGTATGGACGAGGTCGGCCAAGTCTTGCTGGTCGACAGCCGCGCCAGTTCGCAGGAGCGCATCATCAAGGCGTTGAAGCCTGTGGCTGATGTTGTTGCGATGTCCGACGCTCAGGCCGCGCTGTTTGAAGCGGCGGAAAGCAATTTCGACCTGGTGATCGTCAATGGCACGCTGGAGGATTACGATCCGCTGCGCCTGTGTTCGCAATTGCGGTCGCTGGAACGCACCCGATTCATTCCGATTTTGCTGATTGCCGACCAAGGCGAGGAACACTTGATCGTGCGGGCCTTGGATCTGGGCGTCAACGATTACATTGTCCGGCCGGTAGACACCAATGAACTGCTGGCGCGCACGCTGACCCAGCTGCGCCGCAAACGGTATAATGACAGGCTGCGCAGCAGCGTGCAGCAAACCATCGAACTGGCGGTGACTGACGATCTTACCGGCCTTCACAATCGGCGCTATCTCGATACTCATATCAAAGTGTTGTTTGAGCGATCCAGCCTGCGCAAACAGCCTCTTTCGGTATGTCTTGTCGATATCGATCGGTTCAAGCTGGTCAATGACACCTATGGCCATGAGGCGGGCGATGACGTTCTGCGGGAGTTTGCCGCTCGTATTCGCGCCACCGTGCGCGGCGCCGATCTTGCTTGCCGCTTTGGCGGTGAGGAATTCGTGGTCATCATGCCGGATACGTCGCAGGAGATGGCCGGCACGGTCGCTGAACGCCTGCGCGAGATGGTAGAGAAGAAACCGTTTCGGTTGCAATCTGGTGGCGAACTGAGTGTTACGGCATCGTTTGGCATCGCCACGGTGGGCGATGAGATCGCCACTCCGGAACACTTGCTAAGACAGGCCGACCGCGCGCTCTATCAGGCCAAAACCGAAGGCCGTAACAGGGTGGTGTTGGCAGCAGCCTAGGGCACCGTGTAGAAAATTGGAACCAGCGCGATGCTCTCCGTTTTTGTGTGTGCATCGGATGTATCCGAAAGCCCGTTTCCATTTTTCCGGTCCGAGCTGTAATACCAGGTCTCGAAGATGCTCACGCATCCTCGACTTGAACAAATTCAAAATATCACAAATGCGCCTTTGTATTTTGGTTCTCGCGGAGCTGGCTCTTCCGCGTCATCAAAAATTCATCTGCCGTGATTTTCCGTTACATGCAGGCGCGAATTCAAGGATACGGTTTTGCAAAAATTTGCCCCCAACATGGAAAGCCATGTTTGGCCGGACTTTTCCAAAGGCTTGTAGATGCGCTCGATACATGTCTATTCTCTTTTAAAAATACAAAAAATATACCATAAATAGATAAGGGTATATTCTCATTTTTTTACTCTGTTCTGGATAGAAATAGTGCTTCAATAGAAAATTATGTTTTTCGAATTTTTGATAACCACGCTTTTGCGTCGATATCGAGAGTTTTTCGTAGAAAATACTTGCCTCTCTGAAATGTTAATTCTATTTGTTTTTGACAAGAGGAAATGAACAGAATTTAACCATGCCGACATCGAAAAGATGCAACGGTTAAGAAAATGTTGATTTTTTCTTTCACATGCGCATAGTTGGGACAACTACGGTTCATCCATAGCAAGCTGTGTTTTCACGAGCGCTTTGGTTCTTCATAAATGCCGTTTTTATAAGCTGCTTAAAGATATCCATCGATCTCTATGGATCTAAGGAATTACGCAGTAAAAATTGACGAATAACAGGTTTAACCAATACCCCATGGTGCTCAGGTCCGCCGCATCTCCTGGGTCGTGGGGTTGGTCGGCAGGTGTGCGATTATCAAGCGGTTCCTCGTGCCGTTATTGCATACCCGCCGACCCCCATTCCAACGCCGCTTCTTTTCCAGGAGGCGGCGTTTTGCGTTTCACGGTCAGGATGGTTTCCGATGCGCTCTCTCCTGCGGGGCCCATGCGCGGGTTCACGATGCTCGCGCCGACAGCATCCTTACGCCTATTGCCACAGGCAGTATCGGGCTCGGCTTTTAGAGCTGGTCTGCGTGGTGTGCTGGCCCATCCTCAAAAAGGCATAAAAAAAGCGCGCCGGATGGGGCGCGCTTTTCAATCTTCTCACGAAGAACCAGGATCACTTGATCTTGGTTTCCTTGAACTCGACATGCTTACGAGCGATCGGGTCGTATTTGGTCTTCGTCATCTTGTCCGTCATTGTACGGCTGTTCTTGGTGGTGACGTAGAAGAAACCCGTATCGGCTGTCGACAGCAGCTTGATCTTGATGGTTGTAGCCTTGGCCATGGTCGTCCTGCCTTACATGAATAACACAAAGCCGTGACGACCTTCAGGGCCCACGGCAAATCTGGGCGGAAACTACAAATCGCCACCGAAAAGTCAACCCCGCGCACCCTTGAAAAACAATCGTGCGACGGAAAGAACCACATATAACGCAAAGAAGCCGGCAATCGACCAGGCAAAACCGGCATTTCCGCCCATGTCAATCGCTGCACCCACCACTTGTGGTCCGGCC
It encodes the following:
- a CDS encoding response regulator; translation: MPKKVMIVEDNELNMKLFRDLIEASGYATIQTRNGMEALELARKHHPDLILMDIQLPEVSGLEVTKWLKQDSELHVIPVIAVTAFAMKGDEERIRQGGCEAYVSKPISVPKFLETIKTYLGDA
- a CDS encoding PleD family two-component system response regulator is translated as MTARILVVDDVPANVKLLETRLLAEYFEVLTAEDGLKALDICDRTQVDVVLLDVMMPGIDGFEVCERLKSSPRTAHIPVVMVTALDQPSDRVRGLKAGADDFLTKPVNDLQLISRVKSLVRLKTLSDELRIRAETAQKMGIDSNLHLGDGRMDEVGQVLLVDSRASSQERIIKALKPVADVVAMSDAQAALFEAAESNFDLVIVNGTLEDYDPLRLCSQLRSLERTRFIPILLIADQGEEHLIVRALDLGVNDYIVRPVDTNELLARTLTQLRRKRYNDRLRSSVQQTIELAVTDDLTGLHNRRYLDTHIKVLFERSSLRKQPLSVCLVDIDRFKLVNDTYGHEAGDDVLREFAARIRATVRGADLACRFGGEEFVVIMPDTSQEMAGTVAERLREMVEKKPFRLQSGGELSVTASFGIATVGDEIATPEHLLRQADRALYQAKTEGRNRVVLAAA
- the rpmG gene encoding 50S ribosomal protein L33, which codes for MAKATTIKIKLLSTADTGFFYVTTKNSRTMTDKMTKTKYDPIARKHVEFKETKIK